GTGAGAAAGCACCCTGTGAGTTCCCTTACGCTTCCAGGTGTGGGTCCCTACTTGTTGCATACCATATTGTCAGTCCCTAACTAGAATGAAGGATACTGTTGGCATCAGATGGGGAAGCTGCACTCAGGCCTGAACAGGGGTTGTGATGCTGGCTGCATTTTATGGAATTATCAAACCAGGTTTTGACTGCTCTTCTGTTCCCACTCCAAGGTCCTTTCCCACTGTTAAAAATTATGTTCCTTGTATGCTTCTTTCCAAGCTGAACTCCCCTTTGTTTCAGAATTCTTTTGTTAATTCCCTCATTACTTTAATGAGGGAAGACAACCATCAGCTGGTTGTCTTTAGCTGGTTTGGACAAACACCTTCTCCGATCGTCCATTCACACACGCTGTCCACACTCACATTCCTGTCTTAACAGTTGTTCTTTGTTCTTCTCTAACAGTTTTGGCAGGGATGAGCAGCGCGTGAGCACCCTTACACTAGCCTGAGCCTGTTTAATAgcgctctgctgctgctgagagcgTGTCTTTCCTGCAGACTGCCCTTTTTCTCTGCTAACTTGCACTGGGTTTGGCACTCATCAGGACCTTTGCTGAGCTAATTCAGTTTGCTAAACCAACAGGTACCTTAAAAAGTAACTGATGTGTGATGGGCTAAAAATACAATTGGCTCATGGTACAGTCAGGTAtgaggggagagaagaaatgGGACCCCTCCTGCTCTTGTTAGTGGCAGAATGCTGAACTAGCTCAGTCTTAGtatattattttcatatattgtGATTTTAGGTAttgttatatatttattttattatgttcTTAAGTTTCGTTGGCTTCAGCACAATTAAAGCCACCTTGATCTGTTTCCTAGCAGTGACTCTTGTGATATTGCTTAAAACTTTATTAAGTTGCTTAAGAATGAGAACTAGTTTATTCTCTCCTTTTGTTTGCTTACGGCAGTTTGGTCCTTAGGAACAGTGAAAGCTTAGTAAAGCAGTGAAaacttttctgtcctttgtaAAGAGGTAATCTTAGGTTTTGAGAGGGAGGATGCTAGTAAAAGAGTATAGTTATGGTGTGTTCTTCCAgtacttctaaaaattaaaatatgttgaGCTATACCTTTAAAATGTTATACTTTTTTAGACAACTAAAGGAAGAGAATCATGAcaaaaaacaagaaattaagACTCTAGAGGCAAAGAACACTGAAATGGTATCAATGCTGACTCAGTCTGACCAGAAGATCATTGAGCTTGAGAGTGAACTTcgtgaaaaagaaacagtactcaaagagaaaaatgctctAGTAAGTGAAAATGCAGAGCTGAGAGCGCTTACAGCACAGCAACATAACCACTTGAAGTTATGCTGTCAAGAAGTTGAAGATTCAAAGGAAGAGCTCAACATACTAGAAACCATCATTTCCCAGCTGTCTTTAAGTACACCTGAAGAGGTACAGTGATTGATAAATCCTTAAAAATTGTATTATGCGTCTTAAACAATTCTAATAGGCATTGTGTGGAAATCCTGTGACATTCTTGAGAAATAATCTGAGTAAAATGTCTTTGGTTTCCAAGTTGCATGGATGACGTGTTtacttaatttaaatattttacttttgtctTCTCATTAAAGAACAAGGAATTGGTGCTTTGGAATTGATTGATCAGCAAGCATTTAACATTCCGTTCCTCTGTTCTATGTATTGATTCTTCGTATTATGTCTGTTCTCTAAAATGTGATGATTTCCCGTTATATGATGCAGAAGTGGTTCCCAGTAGAACAGTATGACATTTCCTGTATGGCAGACACATTGTGTCACACAGGCAGAGTTGATGTATCCACCTCGGCACTAGAAAAACTAGAGCAGGAGAGATGTTTGTAGGAACTTGTTTTTGCTGGGAAAGAGAGGGCACACCTTCCCTGGCTGCAAAtgaacttctgttttcctagGGTAAACCCTGGCTTAAGAGCCTGAAGATTGTACTAGTGAAGTTTATCACTAAACTGACTGCAATGGGGGAAGAACcatataaaaaacccaaagttgTGAACTGATTGGGGTTATGGGAGGAAGTGTTAGGAAGGGCTGGAGATATCTCAGGTCAGGAGTACAGATTGCATCAGATATCTTGGTTTTTGAAGTATAAATGTGAGtagctgtaatgaaaaaaaatcaaaagtatGCTTTCTGTATGCTTTTGGAATTGCCAAAGTGACCTCAGCTGAAGAGAATGTAGTAATTCTGTATAAAAGTTATGTTTTGTGCTGTTGTGACCATAGACATTTATTTGGAAGGGCCTTAAAATTGTTCTAGGGCCCTttttggaaaatgcatttacattttctggGAGAATTTGGAATTATTCTAGTAATGTAATGAAATACTCAGAAGCCCTCTAACGTGAGGAAAAAGTGGTATTGAATGCAATCatgaaaatctgaaaggaagCATGATATGAGAAGTTCAAAACATGGAATTACTGATAGtatcttcatttatttaatttttcacagcaaaaccaTTCATGCTTTCAGTACCAGTACAAAGATACCGAAAGGAATGGTGTCTGTTTCAGAGGGCCTTTTAATACCTATAATTTCTACTTATGATGTGAGACAAACCTGCAGTGCTCTGCAAGCACGCGCTTAGGAGAATAATGATCAAGTGATCTAAACTTTTAACATCCTGGTGTGTGTATCTTAAAATTTATATGCTAGTATAATAACACATGAATTAATCACACTGTGAAGCAATTTGGTTTTGCATtgatctttgttttcctttaacttCTAGTTTAAATGGCAGCACTTGAAACACCAGCTTTCCAGTTCCTTAAGAGAAGAAGGTGTCTCTGAATCTTCTTGTGAATTGAATAAACCTTTGATTGCAGACCTAAGGTATAACTTTCTGGTTGCTGAATTACAGCAAGAATAGGCAGATGATAAGGTGGTATTAGAATCAGCATGTAGAAAGAATGTTAAATAATTGTTTCCTCCTTTATAATAGCATTAAACTGGCtatgaaagaagcagaaattcaAAAACCTTGTGCAAACTTTGTCTGTACTGGAGCTGAGCATCTTTCTAATGGTAAAGAAGTACAAGAAAATAGCGGGTTATGTGGCCTGGAAACAGAGCCTGTCAAATTGATCAGAAGTCAAGGAGGTAAGCTTACCACAACAGCTGTGCAGTTCTGATTAATCCACAGAATAGGAATTTTTGGTGGAgtttaaatcatttttttagtgtttttgaAATTTATCTCTGTGAGCTAACGCATACAGTTTGATTGAACAGGCAGCATTTGCCACCATGGAATTCTGGATATTGTCTTGTTCTCCAGACACATTattattcttccttttgctaTTTATGTTTCTTGTTCAGCAATAGCCAAGCTATGAGTTGTTGTGTTGAAATAGAaccatgcatttttctttatggatGTTATGCATGCTGTTGCAGAATTTCTGCAGGTATTCGTACAATTACTGTTAGAATTGCTCCATGAAATTACTTCAGGGCATCTATACAGTGATGCTTTcttcaattattttgtttgtttgtcagggttttttgtttgtttgtttgtgggggtaTTTGTTTCCATGAGTCACAGCTTTGTTATGTTAGGGGGGGAAATAAACAGTCTTGTTACTGAACTAATGCATACAAGATTTAGAATGCTGTCAAATtgtatttctcttctctttggTTTGTATGATTGTTTGCTTGAGTGCAggtttttatgttcttttataaattaatcttaaatttatttttttaacttggagAGAGCAGAAAATGTCAACAGTTGGAACTTATCAGCAAACAATTTGAAAAGGAGAGGCAAAGATTCCAGAAGGAGATAGAAAAGTTACGTACTAAAGTGACAAAAGCAGATGATGAGAATTCTTCTTTGAAGATCAGCATGGATCAGAGAGCCAGTCAGTTTAAAATCATACAGGAAGACCTACTGAAGAAGGCTTCAAAAACTAGTAGCTTAGAGAAAGAAGTAAGTACTgaaaaaatgtcactttttgtTTAGTTCAGTAATCAAAGATAGTTATGGAAAAACTGCAATTGCCATATTAACTTTTAAAACCTGGCTTAGTTaagaaaaactggaaatgaAATCTTTCTGCTTGCTCAAAAGCTTAAGATAGCAGCCTTACTTTGTTAGACGCcagaaatctcattttaaagCTGATGTCGTTAGTGGGCTTTAGTACTACTATTTTGTGCATATTCTCCACATAAATCGATCTTGTTGCTTTGGTATGGTTGAATTAATGTGTAATCTTAAGAAAAAGATGTTGAAGAAACAGTTGTATTTTTCCGCATTAAGAGTTAGTACAGTTGCCAGAGATTACGATCCTTACCAGAGAGTCACAAAAAGACATTAAGCTTCAGCTATTTCTTCTCTGGTTGTGTAAGTTAAAATGCTAATGTTTCCATTCTGGTGCTAATGTGTTTATACAATTCCAGCGTAATGGGAATTGCAATACTTCCTACTAGTGACTATAAATAAGTATGTAATAGCTAATCCATTCATATGGCACTGATAGTTATCTTTAATTGGATAAATTTGAGGTAAAATGTCCTGAATTCTTCTCTGTACGTAATAAGGTTTAATAGATGatacaaaaccaaccaaacaaataattaaGAATATTAGGAAATAGTAGTAGCTAAAATGGAGTTGCTGGTAAGAAAGTATATACAAGTACTTGAATGAACTTGAAACTGTTGTCTTTGTGCTGGTTTGTGCCATATTTTATTCCAGATAACAAAGAAATCTTCTCAACTTTCTGCACTTGAGAGACAATTGGAAATAAAGAATATTGCTTATTCTGCTGCTGCCGCAAAAAATACAGAGTTGGAACAGGAACTCATGGTAAAGTGTTCTTAGTGAGAAACTATATTTATGTAGAAAGACATAAATGGAGATTAAAGTTCAAGTTGCACCAGTATTAATTCCACATGTTCAAAATGGATAGACTTTCAGATCTGCTAACAGTCTGTGCAGTCTTTAAAAACCTAATCTTGCTTCAGGTAAGCCacacttttttcctgctttggaaCATGGTAAGTTACTAATGGATGTTACTTTTTCCTTGTGATGATATGTGCAATGAAAATCTGGTCCTATTGAAATCAGTTGTAGCATTGCCATTTGTTTCAGTGAGATACGTGTAGACCTGTGAATATCTTCTAAATGGTAATAAGTGAAAAGGATGATCTAATGCTTGGAGCACTGTAAATTCTGCTCTGGATATTGTTACGCAATATTTGTTAGTTTTGGGAAAGGTCTAAGGTTGCTAGAAAACGAAATTATTTATGTGGTCCctttcaaatggaaaactgTATTCTAAAGATTCCATCTATCCATGTGaacacagaattaatttttttctttgtcagaggTTCCTTGCTCTGGTTGCTGTAATCTGTGCCAGCAGTCCACCTGGGCAGACACCTTGTCTCTCTGTAGTGGCTGCATTTAGTGACACTCTATATAATTTGTAGGTGTGAAATCCTTTGCTATGAAACATGCTGTAACTGGAGTATTTTCTGAGTTGTTCTTTTGTGAAATCTAGGAACCTTATAATCAATTAAAACACCTCTTAATATCACAGCCCAAATTAAgtagtttttgttgttgctctTTCCTAGGGAAAAAACAGACGCATTCATGAGTTGGAAACAGCTATCAGCAAAGAACATGAGCAGAtaacttctgcttttgaaaaggaaaagttgGCTCACCTTGAGCAGCACAAAGAGATGGAGAAACTGATTGAACTAGTAAGGCTTTCCTTGTGTGCTACTATGTATAAATGATATACTTAGTAACGTTTTTCCTCTGTTAACTTCTTTGTCTTGGTATTTGAGGCAGATGTCCAGTTAAACAGTTATCTCTTCTCCCTACATTCCCTGATTTTAGTTAATTTTCCAACACTACAACCTCATGATTTCCTTCAGAGATACTCGTATCCACTTTTCTTCTGAACTGAAGAGAAATAGGGATTTATGAAGAATACTGTTGTTCTTTGCTCCAAATATTtaggggggggagggaggggcagTATAGCTTTTTTGCTTACTgtggttaaaccatgacagcttCTAACAATATTGTCTTGTTTGCTGAACTTCTGGCAGCCTGAGCCTTATGAGCATCTGTGTTCAGGGGGAGCTGTAGGTAGGTTTTTCATCTTTAGAGAATAATTCTGTTGCTTTGTGTGGTTAGAAGTATAACCTTGGCTATTTCTAGCTGTTCAGAAAGCTTGTCATCTTTCACTGAAGAAGGTATGCATGTCTTGCTGTCTTGGCTGATGACAGACAATTACATTCTGCCTGCCCTCATTCTCTTGATTCTCCTGTTGTTTTACAATATTAAGTGTTTGGgatttcttgatatttttagGGCTGTGAATACTGCTGATGGCAGGaatgtatttacttttctttcttaaagtgATGGGTGAATAGAACAGAATGAAATGTTCATATGCACAAATTCTCTGAAAAAGCTTATTAAAATAACCATGAATTACTTATGGACAGCTTCAGACACAGCTGGAGAAGAAACATCAACAATTCATTgaacaagagaaaataatatcTGTTTTGCAACAAGATGTTATACGTAAACAGCATCACATTGATTCATTGGATGGGTTGctgacagaaagcagaaaggtaaGTTTGACTCTTTAAATGCAAGTCAAACAGGTGACTAATGAAAAACATATCcataaacacatgaaaaaattgTAGAAAATAAGATACTTAGTGTTTTGCTTCTTAATTCTTGTTTGACTAATAGACTGAATCTAGTGCAGTTccacctgctgctgctactaATATATTGTACAAACTTCAGGACCTTTCACTATTTTCTATCTCAGCATTCTATTTATGCCTCTGGCTTGCTCTTTGGGCTTCTTGCTCTAATCAAAGGAAAGAGATCTGGAAAAAGAACAACTGCATCTATTCTGCTCTAGGTGGAAAATCAAGAATATTCAATTAtggctgtgttttatttctatttatattctgcagcagcagaaattaaGGGACACCTATCAGGAACAAATTCACTTCAGAGAATGATGTACATAAATACAGCATACaagaaattgtgttttaaatacACTGATCTACACACATGCAGCCCCCACACCACACCTCTGACTTCTTAGCATGAGTTTGAGGTTTTATTAGTTAAATTACTGTTActatatttacctttttttctcttgaataaaaatacatgtataaacaggaaatggaaaatcaaaatgtcaagaaaaatcAAGGACTGAAGATGCTGAAAAGTCAGTTAGAAGAAGAAACAATCAAAGTTAGTAAGCTCTTTGTAATTTTCAATGAATAGTTTTAAAGTTTGCAGTAATgatgtatttccttttatacTCTATAGAAAAACTATTTTACGGCTGCTTTATAGAAATTCGTCTcatgtaaatatttcataagTCATTAACCTgaagcctttcctttttttaattaaaagaagtaTGGCAAAACCTGCTGTAAGAGATTGTGCAATGtgtaatttctttataaaattacTGTACTTACAAATAGGGCAGATCTGTGCTTGTTGTACTCTTGAAGTAAAACATTGTCTAATAAAGATAATGTTATATAGGTTTCTGATCTAGATACAGCATATATTTTAGGCATGTGTGATGTTATGAATCATGTTTTTAGCCATCTATACCTCTTGCTAGTGTTTGCTTGATAAATGTTTTCCATGCAGCGCTTGCAACACTATTTTAATAAACCATTGCTGTGTGGCGATTTACCACGGGCAAACAATGTGAAATTTTCAGGACATCACTAGGAGAAGATACTGGGGACTTAGCTGGTAGTGTGCTCATTCTGAACTTGTGTTGGACCAGTTTTCTGTCCAAGTGGCTTTGTAGTATTTGGGATGTTTTCCagagatttaaaattaagacCCATTATCGCTTTTCAAAAAGCTCTTGAATTCAGGAAGGGAGAGAGGTATACAGTCCAATATGTTTTAGAGAAATGGTGGTACTGATGAGCTAATCTGCAGCTACATTCAGTACAAATCTGGCTGATGAGAAAAGTCGTCTTAGCATTGAAatcaaacagttaaaaaaagtttaattgcTATGGCCTAAGATCTCTGGGTTTgttcattacaattgttataTGGATAATTgttcattataatttttatcTATTTAAGGTTATAATACATTTATTAGAGATTACACCGATCTGAATCAGTATAAAAGGGTATAATAGATTAACAGTGTTGACATTactaaaagcttttcctttcccttttggTAAAACTGAGGTACTGTCTCTCagtgcagaaatgaaaaaaaatattgctgttaaGTAGCTTTCTGAGAGGAACTGTATTAAGGTCTgaatataattttgaaaaagactTGTCATAACCTACATATGatcattccaaatttatttgtACAATTTTGTATGTAATAAAATGTGGTGGATTGATTTGGTATTGAGCATATGTTTGCTTTTAAGTTCTAGCTACTGACAAATAGTGGAATATTTTCTCATAACTGATAGTCTCATCTGATTTAAACAGTCTAAAGTAttgtaatttaatttcacaattaattttaatttctgaatactatttcagttttaaagttTAGTATGATCTTCCATGTCTGTTTTAATACTTCACATAAAAATCTAGCTTTTGAGACCTTTTACTTGCAGATGTTTTCTAACACTTTTTTTAGACTACTTAATAAAAACCATGCCATGCAATTTTAAGTAATCTGTTATATTCAACTAGGTGAGACAACTTGAGTTGGCACTAAACATATGTAAGGAAGAAGTTGCACTGTACTTGAATCAGTCACAAGAAAATAAGGAGATATTTGAAAATCAGCTCAAAAACAAGTCTGAAGAGGTAACAGCTTGTTTTAACAACTCTTCTGTATTGCAGAGAACACTTGTTATGAGTGATTTAATCTGAAggtttatgaaataaaatacaaaacatttgcaGCAGGAATTGAATAggaaggaagctgagaaaagacTATACAGTTTGTAAGAGTAAAGGGAAAATCATAACCAAGAAACACGGGATAAGCTTAGGGAAAAGAAGTACCAAGATAAATGAATtgttaaaagaaataacaaaatcagaattaagTGAAAGAAAGTATGATCTTGGGAAGGAATAGAGAGCACTGTTGCAAATGCAGGTGCACACAGTTGATTTGTGTTTCACTATCTAGTGGGTAAGAAGATCTGGGCATAAGAAAATTTTACTTCAAGCCCCTGGGTTTTATTGTGCTTTCCACTACTacatgaaagcaagaaagaattaagtttaaatattattaatataattaatttttatttgtggaaATGCCTAACCACAAGAGGTAATTATCATAGTAGGCTGCTCATGTCAGTACTGCCCTACCTGCTGAGAGAGAGGCTTTAGTCAGCGGAGGTTACTAGACCCTGCACAGGAGGAACTGGCTAGAGATCTGTGCTTTGTGTTGCACATATGCTTGTGATACTTATTGCTGATTTCTAAGCCCTAAAAACTGTTGGTTTTATACTGTATATGAAACTCAAGGGTAGCAAGTGAGGTTTTGTAATTTTGACCAGCGTTTTCATAAGTGACAGAGTCACTACTTCCATTTTGGGATGAGCAGTTaatgacatttatttatttatctgtttacCACCCCACCACTCCACCCCCCTCAGATTCTTGGCACTCAACACTGAGAAATCAGACCATTCAACATGTGACAAGTTAGGCACTCAGTATTCCTGTTTTTTATTGTCATAGAGGCAGGAAGAAATAAAGGGGAGGACTAAGAACAAAAtctcaagggggaaaaaaaggactttttgAGAAGTAAAGAAGAGTGACAGAGAGAAATGTAGTTCAGTGATTTAGAAATGGTAAACCTTTGTTATGTATGTTTTTTGAAATACTAACCTGTTAAGGTATATTTAGAAAGCAAGAAGTCAAAAACTGGGCCTGGTAAGTTACTACTTTCCTCACTTTATTAAGCACCACTCAGTGACCAATTATGAGGTGTGTTCTGTACTGTTGAAACTGTAATACAACTAAATTCAGAGCCAGAAGTTTTATTGAATCATAGGTGTGCTTCtgtacttattaaaaaaaaaaaaataagagtagCTGATGCAAGTGCGAGTAAAAACGTTTTgttgtaatggaaaaaaaatgtgttttcaggtttattatttacagaaagaaataaaactaaaagatCAGAATATTCAGGACACAAGTGAACAAAATATTCTCCTACAACAAACTTTGCATCATCAGCAGCAAATGTTACAGCAAGAAACAATTAGAAATGGCGAACTGGAAGATAGTCAAACTAAACTTGAAAAACAGGTACAGTATGGTGAGAAATATCTACATAAAGATCAgtaattaaatacttttatttatgtttctgcAATACCTTTAAAAGCTGAATGTTTCTTTGATAACTGAGTTGATTGTTACTATTTTAGATCTGTCTAAGATAAAGAGTTTAGcgatttgttttttttttttttttgaaggcagGTTTTGTGCTATCAGAAACTCTAGCGTTAGTGGCAAAGTATTTGGAAAATCAAACCCTAGACTGCAATTAAGGGGAGGCGTATTGAAATTCAGATGGTTGAATCTTGTTATATTTACTAGAAACTATTTGTCTTTCAAATGTGACTGCAAAGATCTAGTCTTAAATTACATGCAATTTTAGACAATAAAGAAATCCACTCTTAAAACATTCACTATCTGAGTTGCAAGGCAAGGATGTATATTTCTTTGGTATGTAACTTAAAAGTAccaacacttttaaaataccattttaaataGGTATCCAATTTGGAACAAGagcttcagaagcagaaagcatATGCAGAAGATGAGTTGAGAAAGGTAGAAGAGAAACTTCACCTGGCTGCTGAGGAAGCATATTTAAACAGACAGAAGGTGGATGAACTTAATAATACAATCGGGTAGGTTTAGAATAACTGAGAGGTGTATCCTGCAGACAGGGACATCAGTAAGGAAGATTGCTGCCTGAAATGATATTCCGCTGTGTAGTTCTAAAATTCGGTATGAGCATGGACTGGAAATGAAGGGAAGTTTCTGACTAGCAGAGGGATGAATTTCTGGAACAGTCTTCCAATGGAATTAAATGTGTGTCCCGGCAACTATTTAGCCTGAAGATGACACTTCATAATGCAATTCAATTCATAAATGTATCAAGTTGCTTGCAATTCTAGATAATATAATCTACCAAGCTCTCCTAGTCTTGAATATGGTTTTGATTGCAAGAAAAGCCTACTTaacatgcctttttttattcctattttattCACAAATCTTGGAGCATGTAAGGACACACACGTATTGCTTTTGTTATTACAAGgttcattttgtttttgttgcttctgtttAGACAAATTAAATTGGAGATGGAGCAGTGCAAGAATGAACTTAGTGGTATGGAAGAAGAAGTAGTGCAATTAAAACAAGAgggtgaaaacaaaacaatgcagATAAATCAGTTGAATATTACTTTGGACGAAACAAGATCAGAGCTCGATGAAAAGGCAAATGAGGGTAATGtcactattttctttctcaagctTCCTTTTATCATGCTATTTCTCTATATGTATTGgattaaacatttttcctttttctccccatttcatGGTCAATTACAGgaaagtaatgtttttttttttaatgtattggtAATTccatagtttaaaaaaagaaaaaaaaaaaaaaccacgtcCAAACAACCCGCCCCTTCGCAAACCCAGAAAACCCTCAAACTTCTTTTAATATACTTTtgaaatttcttatttttgtggGATGTATCTTTATCCTAGGTGAAATGAATAAATAGTTTTCCCTGTAAATTGGTAATGCAGGATTTTAATGTGGTAATCAAATAATACACACAGATTTAATAAAGACTTATGCTATTCACAGAAATTCagctctttaaaacaaacagaaaagcccaCAAGAGGGTCTATAGTAATAAAAAACTTTCGGACCCCACCTCCTCCATTTAACTTAATTTTACCATTCCTTTAAACTGGAGGCAAACTAGCAAgtctgtttgcatttttcatagCACTACATATTCCTTTAGTATGTTGTCTCTGTACTTTCTCCTTGGCCAAATGCTTTTAGATACATCCTCATATTTCAAGTCAGTTGCAGATTATGAGCTGAATAGAAATAGAAAGACTTAAGTGCCATGAAAAGCTTGTTGCATAACCTCAGAAGTAACTGTTTTTCTAGATTTTCCTAAAAACAGATACTAAAAATGAGTTATGACCACAACTCCTAGCAGGCAGTGGTGTTGCATAAAGACCCTAACTTACTGATGAtcaaacattttgtgttttgtgtgtgtaaaataGTGAAAGATTTAGAAGATAAGCTGCTTCAAAGTGAGACTTGCCACAGGGAAGCCTTACAGAAAATAGTAGAACTAGAATCTGCGTTACAGAACGCCCATGGAGAATTAAAAATCACTTCAGCAGAGCTTCAGGAATTAGAAGATGCGTTACAGAATGCACAGTCCTCTCTGGAGGAGAAGCATGTTGCTATTATGGATCTAACAACTGAGCTCAGGTAAGGTGGTATCTTTTTCATCATGAAAATCTTAGTTGTGTTAGTTTTTCCTTAGAAGTAACGACTAGTTTGGATagtctttttttatattcttagCAGCTCTCTGATTTTTAAGTGGTTTGTGGCTGTAAGGTAACTTGATACAGAAGCTCCTCAGCTCACTTAAATTTTGAAAAGTGAtgctgaattcttttttttggaattctgttttaatatatgctaaaatataatttctgaatTGATTTCCCAAAGCTGTGAAATAATCATAAGattaattactttcttttataATGAAATTGTTCAGTTTCATTCCTGACCATAAATtaacaatattttcttctgtactattctttttttaagaacatgTTGTCCTGATAACCAATTAAATAACTTGAATAATGAGGTTATTGGGAAATCTCCACCTGGAATATAGTTAACAGAATTATTCTATTTGGGTTCCTTTCTTTGCAATCAATTGGTTGATCAACGTTTTGGAGTAATTTGGCTTTAAGTAAGTAATAGTTCTCATGATTTTCAAACTGGATACTTGAAGCTAAGCAACTGAATGTGCATTAAGCAATTAAACATGAGAATTTCAGGTACTGCAAGGGAGAAATTGaagacaaaacccaacaactctTTGACATGGACCAAGCGTTGAAAGAAAGGAACTGGGAACTGAAACAGAGAGCAGCTCAGGTCAGATCATTTTGAGTATGTTACTGATAGTTATTCCTGTTGTGTAGTAGATAACTTATAAAGAGCCTGCTAGGTTTAATCGCCTTTGCCTATCGTTCCAAACTACTGTTAATACAGCCAAAGTGTCAACCTCAAAACCAGCTGTATGTTACTGAAGCCTTATGGTACAACGAAGATAGGGTTGTGCTCCCCTAAGGGATCACAGATTACTATCGTGATAGAACAGAAGCCTCATGCAAACCTGTCCCATAATTATTCTTTAGTGGTAAAGTTACAGGACAACTATTGTCAAAGCTGATAAAATGAAGGAGCTGTACTGAAGTGTGCTTGGAGATGATAGATGCCTTTTCTTGTTTGCA
Above is a window of Falco biarmicus isolate bFalBia1 chromosome 11, bFalBia1.pri, whole genome shotgun sequence DNA encoding:
- the CCDC18 gene encoding coiled-coil domain-containing protein 18 isoform X2, whose amino-acid sequence is MECSMWTCSTSAADEDLLANLQSLHSQLKRTEKSLQIVEEELSSTGTSEHYGRCFHEAADFTLEDLVQPNCSCQRFSNCEKNAIKTSCQDFQRKSESYSVSTTSDKSAEENEHLKEKLNVLHEQNASLVSQNHCLKNRVETMNFELMQSKTKISYLESTLGTHLVSIPKWKEQIANLEAEVSAQDKILRDAENKLDQSQKTAMEREDMLQRYKKDYKNLKMELIEQNKQGKRAEQQRNEALLNAEELIRAFKRYKGKITEKLEKVKAEEAVLGKRLINCEKEKEKLNEKCVSYRKDLDILEEQLRQLKEENHDKKQEIKTLEAKNTEMVSMLTQSDQKIIELESELREKETVLKEKNALVSENAELRALTAQQHNHLKLCCQEVEDSKEELNILETIISQLSLSTPEEFKWQHLKHQLSSSLREEGVSESSCELNKPLIADLSIKLAMKEAEIQKPCANFVCTGAEHLSNGKEVQENSGLCGLETEPVKLIRSQGESRKCQQLELISKQFEKERQRFQKEIEKLRTKVTKADDENSSLKISMDQRASQFKIIQEDLLKKASKTSSLEKEITKKSSQLSALERQLEIKNIAYSAAAAKNTELEQELMGKNRRIHELETAISKEHEQITSAFEKEKLAHLEQHKEMEKLIELLQTQLEKKHQQFIEQEKIISVLQQDVIRKQHHIDSLDGLLTESRKEMENQNVKKNQGLKMLKSQLEEETIKVRQLELALNICKEEVALYLNQSQENKEIFENQLKNKSEEVYYLQKEIKLKDQNIQDTSEQNILLQQTLHHQQQMLQQETIRNGELEDSQTKLEKQVSNLEQELQKQKAYAEDELRKVEEKLHLAAEEAYLNRQKVDELNNTIGQIKLEMEQCKNELSGMEEEVVQLKQEGENKTMQINQLNITLDETRSELDEKANEVKDLEDKLLQSETCHREALQKIVELESALQNAHGELKITSAELQELEDALQNAQSSLEEKHVAIMDLTTELRYCKGEIEDKTQQLFDMDQALKERNWELKQRAAQITQLDMTVREHRGEMEQQIIRLECNLEKSELEIKECNKQMESLEKKLQHSKDELREKEFELLQRDQEINQLKKKVVRKQQSLEALEKGHEL